The nucleotide sequence GGTGGTCTTGCCGGCGCCGTTGGGGCCCAGCATGGAGAAGACGGTGCCCTCCGGCACCGAGAAGCTCACGCCGTCGACGGCCGTGAAGTCCCCGAAGGTCTTCACGAGGTCGACGGCCTCGATGGCCGCGCCGCTGGTCGTCATGCACCGACCGTAGGGGTGACCGCCGACAGAGGTCACCCCCTTTTCGGTGACAACCTCCCGACCAGCGCGGACGCCCGGGCGGGGTCGACGTCGGCGAGGAGCCCGGCGGCGAAGAGGACGTAGTCGCGGTCGACGGCGGCGACGGCCCGGTCGGGCACCCGCCAGCCACCCCCGTGGTCGGCGAGCGCGGCCCCGAGCACGCGCTCGGCGGTGCCGTCGGGGGCGTGCCGCAGGACGCCGCCGGAGCCGACGAGCATCCCGACGTCGGCGAGCGGCCGCGGCCGCTCCCCCGCGGCCGGACGCCCGTGGCGGCGCAGGGCGACGGTGACGGCGGCGGTCGCGAGGGCCTCGTCGGCGGCCCACTCGGCCGGCGTGCCCGACAGCGCACCGGTGTCGGCCGCGACCCGCGCGGCGTGCGCGGCCACCTCGGCGGCGACGGGCATCCGCTCGCGCCCGGCCGCCTCGACGATGCCCTCGGCGTTCCAGCGCATGCCCAGGTCGGCCTCGACGGTGCGGGCGTGCCAGACCGGGCCGACGACCTCGCGGTGGATGGCGGCGTCCTCGCCCTGCGGCGTGACGACGGAGTAGACGTCGGTCGTCGCGCCGCCGACGTCGACGACGAGGACGTCCTCGCCGCGCGCCTCGGCCAGCACCTCGACGCCCCGCAGGACGGCATCGGGGGTCGCGGCCCGGACGAGCTCGGCGAACCCGCGCCCGCGCGAGAGGCCCTTGCCGCCGATGACGTGGCGCAGGAAGACCTCGCGGATGGCCGCGCGCGCGGCGTCGGGGGCGACCTCGCCGATGCGCGGCAGGACGTTGTCGGTCACCGTGAAGCGCCGCCCCGTCGCCTCGAGCTCGGCGACGACGGCGTCCGCGGCGTCGGCGTTGCCGGCGACGACGACCGGGGCGGTGACCCGGGCCCGGGCGAGCCGACGGGCGTTGCGCAGCAGGACGTCGGCGTTGCCCCCGTCGGTGCCGCCGACGAGCAGGACGAGGTCGGGACGGTCGGCGCGCAGGGCGGCGACGTCGGCGCCGGCCATCGGCCCGGAGGCGACGTGCACGACGCGTCCGCCCGCCGAGAGGCCGACCCGGAAGCCGGCCTCCGCCGTCACCTCGCGCTCGTAGCCGACGACGGCGACGCGCAGCCCGCCGCCGGCGCTCGAGCACAGGAGCGTGCGCTCCGGCTCGCGCCCGTCGGCGAGCGCGGCGCGGACCGCGTCGACCCCGTCCATGACGTCGGTCGCGACCGTCGTGGGGTGCGACGCGCGCCCCGCCACCTCGCCGTCGTCACCGACGAGCAACGCCTTCGTGAAGGTCGACCCGACGTCGACGCACAGGACCGCACCCACGCTCCGAGACCCTAGTGGCCGGGGGCACCGCCGCCGGGGGCGCCTCCCCCGGTGGGCTGCGTCGTCGTGTCGACCGGCGCGGTGAGCGCGACCGTGTAGCCGCTGCTCGTGTCGCCGGAGACGGTGCCGAGCTGG is from Arthrobacter sp. NEB 688 and encodes:
- a CDS encoding glutamate mutase L, producing MGAVLCVDVGSTFTKALLVGDDGEVAGRASHPTTVATDVMDGVDAVRAALADGREPERTLLCSSAGGGLRVAVVGYEREVTAEAGFRVGLSAGGRVVHVASGPMAGADVAALRADRPDLVLLVGGTDGGNADVLLRNARRLARARVTAPVVVAGNADAADAVVAELEATGRRFTVTDNVLPRIGEVAPDAARAAIREVFLRHVIGGKGLSRGRGFAELVRAATPDAVLRGVEVLAEARGEDVLVVDVGGATTDVYSVVTPQGEDAAIHREVVGPVWHARTVEADLGMRWNAEGIVEAAGRERMPVAAEVAAHAARVAADTGALSGTPAEWAADEALATAAVTVALRRHGRPAAGERPRPLADVGMLVGSGGVLRHAPDGTAERVLGAALADHGGGWRVPDRAVAAVDRDYVLFAAGLLADVDPARASALVGRLSPKRG